A portion of the Chryseobacterium tructae genome contains these proteins:
- a CDS encoding DoxX family protein, whose protein sequence is MILKIINSLLILTAVFMGFKQGIAMFSGKAEMNAMFGKWGFDKTGLMINGAVTILASILILFPKTFVWGNFLMAAGILLIICFHLLDKDFKGVLIELPFLFLNLLIIYLQHPLKN, encoded by the coding sequence ATGATTTTAAAAATTATTAATTCATTGCTTATTCTTACCGCAGTTTTTATGGGTTTTAAGCAGGGAATTGCCATGTTCTCAGGAAAAGCAGAAATGAACGCAATGTTCGGAAAATGGGGGTTTGATAAAACCGGGCTGATGATCAATGGAGCGGTCACCATCCTTGCCTCCATCCTGATATTATTTCCCAAAACATTTGTCTGGGGAAACTTTTTGATGGCCGCAGGTATTTTATTAATTATCTGTTTTCATCTTTTGGATAAAGATTTTAAAGGAGTCCTTATAGAGCTCCCGTTTCTTTTCCTCAACCTATTGATTATTTACCTTCAACATCCTCTTAAAAATTAG
- a CDS encoding tetratricopeptide repeat protein: MRIQGDYENLVRLNKDYLNLAEEKNYKEGIILCYINISNISATIGNYKRGLSYLSLAEKELKKVNSPVLKARLYQEHGQLNGVIGLYKSALELNAKGLYYIKNISDQEKRKFYLYRLYANRADFLYKSNKADSAYIYLQKGKRIDGQGVLLNTLLAKHHLMYTKRKDSTLIYLQKASEKIVNTGKVNVQSGFVYLTYGDYYFAEKDYKTALDYYNKALDNYNKTNRLYNIPGVYESIAKTYRMLNEPQKEEEAMQKYTEEKTALENIQNEAINISIDHMLSDKDEESNGFHKKIYIYIGIIAILSLMVFILLYRHNRALRQKKNEFKSEALSLKSRINDSFDELVGLAKKNDSTFLTRFQEIYPEFCPRLLEINPRLGASEMAFCAMIKLNFTSKEIAEYTFIQHKSVQQKKHRLRKKLNVPTEQELFIFFDSL, translated from the coding sequence TTGCGTATTCAGGGGGATTATGAAAATCTTGTTCGTCTTAATAAAGACTATCTGAATCTGGCAGAAGAAAAAAATTACAAAGAAGGTATTATTCTTTGCTATATCAATATTTCTAATATTTCAGCAACCATCGGAAATTATAAAAGAGGACTATCTTATCTTTCATTGGCTGAAAAAGAACTGAAGAAAGTCAATAGCCCTGTTTTAAAAGCAAGACTCTATCAGGAACATGGTCAGTTAAATGGGGTAATTGGTTTGTATAAAAGTGCTTTGGAGCTGAATGCAAAAGGGCTATATTATATTAAAAATATTTCAGATCAGGAGAAAAGAAAATTTTATCTATACAGGCTTTATGCCAACAGAGCCGATTTCCTATATAAATCCAATAAAGCAGATTCGGCTTATATTTATTTGCAGAAAGGGAAGAGAATTGATGGACAAGGGGTTCTTCTCAATACATTATTGGCTAAACATCATTTAATGTATACCAAAAGAAAGGATTCTACCCTGATATATCTTCAGAAAGCATCTGAAAAAATTGTTAATACCGGTAAAGTAAATGTCCAGAGTGGTTTTGTGTATTTGACATATGGAGACTATTATTTTGCAGAGAAAGATTATAAAACAGCTTTAGATTATTATAATAAAGCATTAGATAATTATAACAAGACCAACAGGCTTTACAATATTCCTGGAGTCTATGAGTCCATAGCAAAAACGTATAGAATGCTGAATGAGCCGCAGAAAGAAGAAGAGGCGATGCAAAAATATACGGAAGAAAAAACAGCATTGGAAAATATTCAGAATGAAGCGATCAATATTTCGATAGACCATATGTTGAGTGATAAAGACGAAGAATCCAATGGCTTTCACAAGAAAATTTACATTTATATCGGTATTATTGCTATCTTATCTCTGATGGTTTTTATTTTACTTTACAGACATAACAGGGCACTAAGGCAAAAGAAAAACGAATTCAAAAGTGAAGCACTCTCACTTAAAAGCAGGATTAATGATTCTTTTGATGAATTGGTAGGATTGGCTAAAAAGAATGATTCTACATTTTTGACAAGGTTTCAGGAAATCTATCCTGAGTTTTGCCCAAGACTTTTGGAAATAAACCCGAGACTTGGAGCCTCAGAAATGGCATTTTGTGCAATGATAAAGCTTAATTTTACCTCAAAAGAAATTGCTGAATATACATTTATTCAACACAAATCTGTACAGCAGAAAAAACACCGTTTACGAAAGAAATTGAATGTTCCTACTGAGCAGGAACTGTTTATTTTCTTTGATTCCTTATAA
- a CDS encoding serine hydrolase domain-containing protein gives MKTSIQFILFLFCILNGGISFGQTVQKNELEKADSIINTYSQTNAPGMAVGIVKNSKVIYKKMYGLANLEDQIPVKDSTAFDIASISKQFTAFVALLAEKEGRLSFNDDIRIYLPELKHLPYKITIRQLANHTHGLPDFTSIKRMQGFGDEVRVTNAEAVKTVLAIKNFNFPPGQQYKYNNTGFMLLAEILHRIYKKEFNEIVKEYIFNPLQMNHTNAIDDPEKIIPNKAYSYQEKNGVFSKYSLGQMENGSSNIFTTLNDLCKWAINFQSPVIGSREIYNTMQQNTVLNTGERIEYGLGLQTGKYKGLDIVSTVAEQPVTELISFIFQPTIYLLF, from the coding sequence ATGAAGACATCAATTCAATTTATTCTATTCCTTTTTTGCATTTTAAATGGAGGAATATCTTTCGGACAAACCGTTCAGAAAAATGAATTAGAAAAAGCTGATTCAATAATTAATACTTATTCACAGACCAATGCTCCGGGAATGGCAGTGGGCATTGTGAAAAATAGTAAGGTTATTTATAAGAAGATGTATGGGCTGGCAAATCTTGAAGATCAGATTCCCGTAAAAGATTCTACAGCTTTTGATATTGCATCCATTTCGAAACAATTTACAGCATTTGTAGCTCTTCTGGCTGAGAAGGAAGGAAGATTGTCATTCAATGACGATATCAGAATTTATCTTCCGGAGCTGAAGCATTTGCCTTATAAGATTACCATCCGGCAATTGGCTAATCATACTCATGGTTTACCGGATTTTACAAGTATTAAAAGAATGCAGGGATTTGGAGACGAAGTCAGAGTAACCAATGCCGAAGCGGTGAAAACAGTTCTTGCGATCAAAAATTTTAATTTTCCTCCCGGACAGCAATACAAATATAATAATACTGGTTTTATGCTGCTTGCTGAAATTCTTCACAGGATTTATAAAAAAGAATTCAATGAGATTGTTAAAGAATATATTTTTAATCCTCTTCAGATGAATCATACAAATGCGATAGATGATCCCGAAAAGATAATTCCCAATAAAGCATATTCTTATCAGGAAAAAAATGGCGTTTTCTCCAAATATTCCCTTGGACAAATGGAAAACGGATCTTCAAATATTTTTACTACCTTGAATGACCTGTGTAAATGGGCAATCAATTTTCAATCACCTGTTATAGGATCTCGTGAAATTTATAATACAATGCAACAAAATACGGTGTTGAATACAGGCGAAAGGATAGAATATGGATTAGGGCTGCAAACCGGAAAGTATAAAGGGTTGGATATTGTTTCCACGGTGGCGGAACAGCCGGTTACAGAGCTTATATCCTTCATATTCCAGCCTACAATTTATCTATTGTTCTGA
- a CDS encoding helix-turn-helix domain-containing protein, whose product MELINDIGKIIFFLFLLLSFFLITAKSERKLPHYLFAAFLLVSVIDLSGFFLSLPDHKIIQGLKLSSILLQMPLYYLYVNSACYYNFKLRRKHLLHGLPFLFFFCLFSISGISKQSNQWLDRVSMFQYYCYIIAIFWVLQVFRKVYRENYSNNHHLTYKWLFQTTVIFLIGNIFVLLRGFVKDNNTVFFGLYAFSSVFVLFVISWLVLNALYRPNLFAGIDKNLTPIKPVQEIKEEPEQLKILMDFMKTEKPYLDDKLTLQKLAEQMNMSEKQLSLLINHHTGKHFFDFINEFRIHDAKKLLKENHQLTVLEILYEVGFNSKSSFYTAFKKETNQTPTDYRKSAGLLVSDFKSD is encoded by the coding sequence ATGGAACTAATAAACGATATAGGTAAGATTATATTTTTCCTGTTTTTATTATTGAGTTTTTTTCTGATTACAGCAAAATCGGAAAGAAAATTACCTCATTATCTATTTGCTGCATTTCTTTTGGTTTCTGTAATAGACCTTTCCGGTTTTTTTCTGTCACTACCTGATCATAAGATTATTCAAGGATTGAAACTTTCCAGTATTCTGTTGCAGATGCCATTGTATTACCTGTATGTCAATTCGGCGTGCTATTATAATTTTAAACTTCGAAGGAAGCATCTGCTGCACGGATTACCGTTTTTATTCTTTTTCTGTTTATTTAGTATTTCCGGGATTTCAAAACAAAGTAATCAATGGTTGGATAGGGTTTCCATGTTTCAGTATTATTGTTATATCATTGCAATATTTTGGGTATTGCAGGTTTTCAGAAAAGTGTATCGGGAGAACTATTCAAACAATCATCATCTTACGTATAAGTGGCTGTTTCAGACTACTGTCATTTTTTTGATTGGTAATATTTTTGTCCTGTTGAGAGGGTTTGTAAAGGATAATAATACTGTTTTTTTCGGATTATACGCATTTTCTTCAGTGTTTGTTTTATTCGTTATCAGCTGGTTGGTCCTAAATGCTTTATATCGTCCCAATCTATTTGCCGGAATTGATAAAAATCTGACCCCCATCAAACCCGTACAAGAAATCAAAGAAGAGCCTGAACAACTGAAAATACTTATGGATTTTATGAAAACGGAAAAGCCTTATTTGGATGATAAACTTACCCTACAGAAGCTTGCAGAGCAGATGAATATGTCCGAGAAGCAGCTTTCCTTGCTTATTAATCACCATACAGGTAAACATTTTTTTGATTTTATAAATGAATTCAGAATTCATGATGCGAAGAAACTTTTGAAAGAGAATCATCAACTTACCGTGTTGGAAATTCTGTATGAAGTAGGATTTAATTCTAAATCATCTTTTTATACCGCCTTTAAAAAAGAAACCAATCAAACACCTACAGATTACAGGAAATCAGCAGGTTTACTAGTGTCCGACTTTAAATCGGACTGA
- a CDS encoding Crp/Fnr family transcriptional regulator: protein MDTDVIISQLTKHFQEIVPLQKTEIDLVIQKLEFIQLKKKEYLLREGQISRYMRFIAQGSLYAYHIDEKGKENITQLGIENWWINDLYSYLSEQPSRMFIQANEEAVIVQISKLI, encoded by the coding sequence ATGGATACAGACGTTATTATTTCGCAACTCACGAAACACTTCCAGGAAATCGTTCCTTTACAAAAGACTGAGATTGATCTTGTGATTCAAAAACTGGAATTTATTCAGCTAAAAAAGAAAGAGTATCTGCTTCGGGAAGGGCAAATTTCAAGATATATGCGCTTTATTGCTCAGGGAAGCTTATATGCTTACCATATTGATGAAAAAGGAAAAGAAAATATTACCCAACTCGGTATTGAAAACTGGTGGATCAATGATCTTTACAGCTACCTAAGTGAACAGCCTTCAAGAATGTTTATTCAGGCTAATGAAGAGGCTGTTATTGTACAGATCAGTAAACTAATTTAG
- a CDS encoding DoxX family protein — MKKNIDLGLLISRIAIGFPMSVYGVNKLIHGIGFIEDMMTMNGLPSFFAYGVFAGEIIAPIMLILGFRARLASLIFAANCFTATILAQTANIFKLNDFGGWALELLVIYMLVSISFFFTGAGKYAVSVANKWD, encoded by the coding sequence ATGAAAAAAAACATTGATTTAGGACTATTGATCAGCAGAATCGCTATTGGATTTCCCATGTCTGTTTATGGAGTTAACAAATTGATTCACGGAATCGGATTTATTGAGGATATGATGACCATGAATGGGTTACCTTCCTTCTTTGCTTATGGAGTTTTTGCTGGAGAAATTATTGCTCCAATCATGCTGATATTGGGATTCAGGGCTCGTCTGGCGAGTTTGATTTTTGCTGCGAACTGTTTTACAGCCACAATTCTAGCGCAAACAGCTAATATTTTCAAGCTTAACGACTTTGGAGGCTGGGCATTGGAGTTATTGGTGATCTATATGTTGGTAAGCATAAGCTTCTTCTTTACCGGAGCCGGAAAATATGCGGTTTCAGTTGCTAATAAGTGGGATTAG
- a CDS encoding helix-turn-helix domain-containing protein yields MKKDNETVPHILKNLAYLLGAEIKQRKLEIPLPYGSGYCTGFIFNEHIRMLISNYKLNENIIIENPELNPAKKMLFFKFQNVFSNTEKISDRKHFTKLPSVLIGTSRLNTDNVVSIHTNTETINIEVDADYLRELFQEEEQSVLLKNLLQNTEPFLFEQLVYPSLQNIVDQIISEETEERFRLFFLRIKAEELICRLLMELEKRNEKRLYALNTRDIETIYEIKEQILAHLEVPPVINDLAVKAGMSPTKLKRLFKQIFGDSIFSYYQGFRMKEAAFLLREKKHTVSEVGYAMGFTNLSHFSKIFNEHIGMKPKQYSMIA; encoded by the coding sequence ATGAAAAAAGATAATGAAACAGTACCACATATTCTGAAGAACTTAGCCTATCTATTGGGAGCTGAGATTAAACAAAGAAAACTGGAAATTCCACTTCCATACGGAAGCGGATATTGTACAGGATTTATTTTCAACGAACATATTCGGATGCTGATCAGTAACTATAAACTGAATGAGAATATTATTATTGAGAACCCAGAGTTGAATCCGGCAAAAAAAATGCTCTTTTTTAAATTTCAAAATGTTTTTTCCAATACAGAAAAAATATCTGACCGAAAGCATTTTACAAAATTACCTTCAGTTTTAATTGGAACAAGTCGCCTCAATACTGATAATGTGGTTTCTATTCATACGAATACGGAAACTATTAATATAGAAGTAGATGCTGATTATTTACGCGAATTATTTCAGGAAGAAGAGCAATCTGTTCTGTTGAAGAATCTTTTACAGAATACAGAGCCTTTTCTTTTTGAACAACTAGTTTATCCTTCTCTGCAAAATATTGTAGATCAAATTATTTCTGAAGAAACAGAAGAAAGATTCAGATTATTTTTCCTAAGAATAAAAGCAGAAGAATTGATCTGCAGGCTATTGATGGAGCTGGAAAAACGAAATGAAAAACGATTATATGCTTTGAATACTCGTGATATAGAAACGATTTATGAAATCAAAGAACAAATACTTGCCCATTTGGAGGTACCTCCTGTTATTAATGACCTTGCAGTAAAAGCAGGAATGAGCCCAACAAAGCTGAAACGTCTTTTTAAACAAATTTTTGGAGACAGTATTTTTAGTTATTATCAAGGGTTTAGGATGAAAGAAGCCGCTTTCTTGCTGAGAGAAAAAAAGCATACAGTTTCTGAGGTTGGATATGCAATGGGATTTACTAACCTTAGTCACTTCTCAAAAATATTCAATGAGCATATAGGAATGAAGCCTAAACAATACTCAATGATTGCTTAG
- a CDS encoding FAD-dependent oxidoreductase, with product MLLKNKKVAIIGAGPVGLTMAKLLQQQNIEVSVYERDQNPQARIWGGTLDLHKDSGQKAMKKTGLLEAYYQKAVPMGITITDEKGNPLFTKPITYENQYDNPEINRNTLRTLLLDSLIEHTVIWDRKCIDLKVSNGKWLLLFENGTQATADLIIVANGGMSGIRKYVNDTAIEDTGTLIIQGELPQPAIHYPELYQFCNSNRLMAAHQGHLLVINPNNNGALSYGVIFKRTDDPEYNFQDQESIREFLLKRFNHWDKRYQKLFQLTSSFWSLPTRKLPLNKAWHSNRPLPITLIGDAAHLMPPFAGQGVNTGLMDALTLANNLTEGQYDSLHTAISDYEKQMFIYASEAQLSSSKNEIEMRQHDFSFQQLIQ from the coding sequence ATGTTATTAAAAAATAAAAAAGTGGCTATTATAGGAGCTGGTCCTGTAGGACTAACTATGGCAAAATTACTTCAACAACAGAATATAGAGGTTTCCGTTTATGAAAGAGATCAAAATCCTCAGGCTCGTATTTGGGGTGGCACCCTTGATCTGCATAAAGATTCGGGACAGAAAGCGATGAAAAAGACTGGTCTGTTGGAAGCTTATTATCAAAAGGCTGTTCCTATGGGAATTACCATTACTGATGAAAAAGGAAACCCTTTATTTACCAAACCAATTACTTATGAAAATCAATATGACAATCCTGAGATCAACAGAAATACTCTCAGAACCTTACTATTGGATAGTTTAATAGAGCATACGGTAATTTGGGATCGAAAATGTATTGACCTGAAAGTCTCCAATGGAAAATGGTTGCTTCTCTTTGAAAATGGTACCCAAGCAACGGCTGATCTTATCATAGTTGCCAATGGTGGAATGTCAGGAATAAGAAAGTATGTTAATGATACTGCAATTGAAGATACCGGAACCCTGATCATTCAGGGAGAACTTCCACAACCTGCAATACACTATCCCGAGCTCTATCAATTTTGTAATAGCAACAGACTAATGGCTGCTCATCAGGGGCATTTATTGGTCATCAATCCTAACAATAACGGAGCATTATCTTATGGGGTAATTTTCAAAAGAACAGATGATCCGGAATATAATTTTCAAGATCAGGAAAGTATCCGAGAATTTCTTTTGAAACGTTTTAATCATTGGGACAAACGCTACCAGAAACTGTTTCAACTGACTTCATCTTTTTGGAGCTTACCTACCAGAAAACTCCCTTTGAATAAAGCGTGGCATTCAAATCGTCCTTTACCGATCACTTTAATTGGAGATGCAGCTCATCTTATGCCTCCTTTTGCGGGGCAAGGAGTTAATACAGGTCTGATGGATGCCTTAACTCTTGCTAATAACCTTACAGAAGGACAATATGATTCTCTTCATACAGCAATCAGCGATTATGAAAAACAAATGTTTATATATGCTTCTGAAGCCCAGCTTTCATCTTCTAAAAATGAAATAGAAATGCGTCAACATGACTTTTCTTTTCAACAGTTGATTCAATAA
- a CDS encoding helix-turn-helix domain-containing protein, translating into MIIDKELINKKSVEEVFNKGIDVVFQDEISGDSLNFFPENCFTIILLDQCEGGKCTTGLNQYGLKAQQLFIHLPKREYKWELAPHTVGRRLIINDEILKTFSPTLKFTFSSYSKYEMIEPDDETYHRFSLEFNAIRKEIAADVVFPELINARVRLLALIINLWVEHAYGNKALSTPDNLPFRFHMLVDKYYKTQKNVAFYADELCITPNYLGVLCRKQYKISPLEFIKERIILEAKNLLHSSDKSIKEIAFELGFQNFSHFSYLFRVKTGSTPKNYRKKLAETNAE; encoded by the coding sequence ATGATAATAGATAAAGAGTTGATTAATAAAAAATCGGTAGAGGAGGTGTTTAACAAAGGAATTGACGTTGTTTTTCAGGATGAGATCAGTGGTGATTCACTCAACTTTTTTCCTGAGAACTGCTTTACCATTATCTTATTGGATCAATGTGAGGGTGGAAAATGTACTACAGGGTTAAACCAATACGGTTTGAAAGCTCAGCAATTATTCATACATCTTCCCAAAAGAGAATACAAATGGGAACTGGCTCCTCATACTGTTGGAAGAAGGCTTATCATTAATGATGAGATTCTTAAAACTTTTTCACCAACTCTTAAATTTACTTTTTCTTCTTATAGCAAATATGAAATGATAGAGCCTGATGATGAAACCTATCACAGATTCAGTCTTGAATTTAATGCCATCAGAAAAGAAATTGCTGCAGATGTAGTTTTTCCGGAACTTATCAATGCAAGGGTACGTCTTTTGGCACTCATTATCAACTTGTGGGTAGAACATGCTTATGGAAATAAAGCATTGAGTACACCGGATAATCTTCCTTTTCGATTCCACATGTTGGTGGATAAATATTATAAAACGCAAAAGAATGTAGCCTTTTATGCTGATGAGTTATGCATTACTCCAAATTATTTGGGTGTACTTTGCAGAAAACAATATAAAATTTCACCACTTGAGTTTATTAAAGAACGAATTATTCTTGAAGCTAAAAATTTACTTCACAGTTCAGATAAGTCGATTAAAGAAATAGCTTTTGAACTGGGATTTCAGAATTTTTCGCACTTTTCCTATCTGTTCAGAGTGAAAACCGGATCTACTCCTAAAAACTACCGTAAAAAATTGGCTGAAACCAATGCTGAATAA
- the moaA gene encoding GTP 3',8-cyclase MoaA, whose protein sequence is MLTDKFGRHINYLRLAVVDRCNLRCTYCMPENGLAWIKQNDLMTDEEMLRICSVFTDLGVDKIRITGGEPFVRKNCINLIEKISKLNGLTDLSLTTNGLLTEQYIPQLKAFGIKSVNLSLDTLDEDRFFKITRRKSFDKVMKTLDGLLKHHIKVKINTVVMDNQNIEDIIPLVELTKEMPIDVRFIEEMPFNGNNDSDIVPKWNDPQIYNHIKAHFPEIEKMKDPKSSTSSNYKIPGFIGSIGIIAAYTRSFCGECNRIRITPSGVLRNCLYEGGGINLKDLLRSGIADNELKNIIINSIHHKPKDGWEAEQQTLNAASIHQSMATIGG, encoded by the coding sequence ATGTTAACAGACAAATTCGGAAGACATATTAATTATCTAAGGCTGGCTGTTGTAGACAGATGCAACCTCCGATGTACTTACTGTATGCCGGAGAACGGACTTGCATGGATTAAGCAGAATGATCTGATGACTGATGAGGAAATGCTCAGAATATGCTCTGTTTTTACAGATCTGGGTGTGGATAAAATCAGAATCACGGGTGGTGAGCCTTTTGTAAGAAAAAACTGTATCAATCTCATTGAAAAAATATCTAAGCTTAATGGCCTTACAGATCTAAGCTTAACGACAAACGGACTTCTTACCGAGCAGTATATTCCACAATTGAAAGCATTTGGTATAAAATCTGTCAATCTGAGTCTTGATACATTGGATGAAGATCGATTTTTCAAAATCACCCGCCGAAAAAGCTTTGATAAAGTGATGAAAACATTGGATGGTTTATTAAAGCATCATATCAAAGTAAAGATTAATACAGTAGTCATGGACAATCAGAATATTGAAGATATCATTCCTTTGGTTGAGCTTACTAAAGAAATGCCAATAGATGTCCGCTTTATTGAAGAAATGCCATTCAATGGAAATAATGATTCCGATATCGTTCCGAAATGGAATGATCCGCAAATTTATAATCACATCAAAGCGCACTTTCCTGAAATTGAAAAGATGAAAGATCCTAAAAGCTCCACATCTTCTAACTACAAAATTCCGGGTTTTATAGGAAGTATCGGTATTATTGCAGCTTATACCCGTTCTTTCTGTGGGGAATGCAACAGAATCCGGATCACTCCTTCCGGTGTATTGAGAAACTGTCTGTATGAAGGCGGAGGAATTAATTTAAAAGACTTACTTCGTTCGGGAATAGCCGATAACGAATTGAAAAACATAATAATCAACAGCATACATCATAAACCCAAAGACGGATGGGAAGCTGAGCAGCAGACTCTTAATGCGGCATCTATTCATCAGTCTATGGCTACAATAGGAGGATAA
- a CDS encoding molybdopterin molybdotransferase MoeA, protein MEMITVQQAEEIILSQTKDFGNECVAYDHALGRVLVEDLCADRDLPPFDRPTVDGIAIRYGAYEKGIRSFPIKAVQSAGEPSLSIDLETECIEIMTGAALDTSVDTVIRYEDISINDGIASLTIDLKKGQNIHLKGRDKRKGEILVKAHQVITPAIVGIASSIGKTSVSVKKMPKIIIISTGDEMVSPTSIPLPYQLRRSNGITIQSVLKKYHIEADTLHLNDDYEEIKKELSRCIHEYDVLLMSGGVSMGKI, encoded by the coding sequence ATGGAAATGATTACCGTACAACAGGCAGAAGAGATTATACTTTCCCAAACAAAAGATTTTGGAAACGAATGTGTTGCATATGATCACGCATTAGGAAGAGTTTTAGTGGAAGATCTTTGTGCAGATCGGGATTTACCTCCCTTTGATCGTCCCACTGTAGATGGAATTGCCATCCGTTACGGTGCCTATGAAAAAGGAATTCGCTCCTTCCCTATCAAAGCTGTACAATCTGCAGGAGAACCTTCTCTATCTATTGATTTAGAAACTGAATGTATAGAAATCATGACCGGTGCAGCCTTAGACACTTCAGTAGATACTGTAATCCGATATGAAGATATTTCTATCAATGATGGAATAGCAAGCCTTACTATTGATCTTAAAAAAGGACAAAATATTCATCTGAAAGGCAGAGATAAAAGAAAGGGCGAAATTCTGGTAAAAGCCCATCAAGTGATTACACCAGCAATCGTTGGAATAGCCTCTTCAATTGGAAAAACCTCTGTTTCTGTAAAAAAAATGCCCAAGATCATTATCATTTCTACAGGAGATGAAATGGTAAGTCCAACATCAATACCTTTACCGTATCAGTTAAGGCGTTCAAACGGAATCACCATACAGTCTGTTTTGAAGAAGTATCATATTGAAGCAGATACTCTTCATCTCAATGATGATTATGAAGAAATCAAAAAAGAACTTTCCCGCTGTATTCATGAATATGATGTACTTCTCATGAGTGGCGGCGTATCGATGGGAAAAATTTGA
- the moaC gene encoding cyclic pyranopterin monophosphate synthase MoaC: protein MSEFTHLNKNGQPAIVDVGGKNVTQRKAVAQAIISIPENVLEALQKDDFKTKKGSVFQIAIIAGIMGAKKTSELIPLCHPIGLDNCSLQIELNDQNDIVIECSASIEAKTGVEMEALTGASVAALTIYDMCKAMSHDIVIKEIKLIEKSGGKNDFRRV from the coding sequence ATGTCAGAATTTACCCATCTTAATAAAAACGGACAGCCCGCCATTGTAGATGTTGGCGGCAAAAATGTGACTCAAAGAAAGGCTGTAGCACAAGCCATCATCTCGATCCCTGAAAATGTATTGGAGGCTTTACAAAAAGACGATTTCAAAACAAAAAAGGGGTCTGTATTTCAGATCGCGATTATTGCAGGAATCATGGGAGCCAAAAAAACGAGTGAACTTATCCCTCTTTGCCATCCCATCGGACTTGATAACTGTAGTTTACAGATAGAACTCAATGATCAAAATGACATTGTTATCGAATGCTCTGCAAGTATAGAAGCTAAAACGGGAGTGGAAATGGAAGCGCTTACCGGAGCTTCTGTCGCTGCACTCACTATCTATGATATGTGTAAAGCAATGAGCCATGATATTGTCATTAAAGAAATTAAATTAATAGAAAAATCAGGTGGAAAAAATGATTTCAGAAGAGTTTAA
- a CDS encoding NTP transferase domain-containing protein, which produces MISEEFNTIPKINGLVLAGGKSVRMGKAKDLLQWHGKEQRYFAADLLAPFCDEVFISCRQDQLENFDPHYKSLTDTFLNMGPFGGILSALRAQRDKAWLVVACDLPLLDSKSLEFLIQSRDPEKAATTYESPFDGLPEPLITIWEPKSYPLLLNFLGIGNTCPRKVLINSDTLILKPDNPDALMNVNTPEDAEIAQRILKN; this is translated from the coding sequence ATGATTTCAGAAGAGTTTAATACAATCCCAAAAATCAATGGTCTCGTTCTCGCCGGCGGAAAAAGCGTAAGAATGGGAAAAGCTAAAGATCTCCTTCAATGGCATGGAAAAGAACAGCGTTATTTTGCCGCAGATCTTCTGGCTCCGTTTTGTGATGAGGTTTTTATTTCCTGCAGACAAGATCAGTTGGAAAATTTTGATCCTCATTATAAATCCCTCACCGATACTTTTCTGAATATGGGGCCTTTTGGTGGAATCCTTTCTGCATTGCGTGCCCAAAGGGATAAAGCATGGTTGGTAGTAGCCTGTGATCTTCCTTTGCTGGATTCAAAATCTTTAGAATTCTTAATACAATCAAGAGATCCTGAAAAGGCTGCCACCACTTATGAAAGTCCTTTTGATGGATTGCCGGAACCTTTAATAACCATTTGGGAGCCTAAAAGTTATCCTTTGTTATTGAATTTTTTAGGAATTGGAAATACCTGTCCAAGAAAGGTTCTCATCAATAGTGATACGCTTATTTTAAAACCAGATAATCCGGATGCTTTAATGAATGTGAATACGCCTGAGGATGCTGAGATAGCACAACGAATTCTGAAAAACTAA